The following proteins are co-located in the Leptospira limi genome:
- a CDS encoding response regulator transcription factor: protein MKNILVIEDDPDIGNLIRKSLDSAHYTTSVFENGEDGLKFYKSNHPDLVILDLSLPDIDGMEICRSIRKSDESTPIFILSARTEEIDRIMGLELGADDYITKPFSVRELKTRVDVFFRRWDKKIGIKPNVGQAGEIIRGALKIDSIRRRVTLNENIINISRKEFDILQLLAGSPGKVFSREMILESVWGVEWDGFERMIDSHIKRIRSKLEKNSAQPEWIETIWGIGYRFTDNFENIVVPD, encoded by the coding sequence ATGAAAAATATTTTGGTAATTGAGGACGATCCGGACATCGGGAACCTAATCCGGAAATCTCTCGATTCAGCTCACTACACCACTTCCGTTTTTGAAAATGGCGAAGATGGATTGAAATTTTATAAATCCAATCATCCTGATTTAGTGATTCTTGACCTTTCACTTCCAGACATTGATGGTATGGAAATTTGCCGTAGCATTCGGAAATCAGACGAAAGTACTCCAATTTTTATCCTTTCTGCAAGAACGGAAGAAATTGATAGGATCATGGGACTCGAGTTAGGTGCTGATGATTACATCACAAAACCATTTTCCGTTCGGGAACTCAAAACTCGTGTAGACGTTTTTTTTAGACGTTGGGATAAAAAAATTGGAATCAAACCAAATGTAGGACAAGCGGGTGAGATCATTCGTGGTGCCTTAAAGATTGATTCCATTCGTCGTCGTGTTACGTTAAACGAAAACATCATCAACATCTCTCGTAAAGAATTTGACATTTTACAACTACTCGCTGGTTCACCAGGAAAAGTTTTTTCTCGTGAAATGATTTTGGAATCAGTTTGGGGAGTGGAATGGGATGGTTTTGAAAGGATGATTGATAGCCATATCAAACGCATTCGTTCCAAACTGGAAAAAAATTCCGCACAACCAGAATGGATTGAAACCATTTGGGGAATTGGATATCGTTTCACTGACAATTTTGAAAACATTGTTGTACCAGACTAA
- a CDS encoding LBF_4227 family protein encodes MNEKHSKQRKKGGLKATFEEFIAKLVSYVEVMVIYIQKNVQFYVQKFVKKTVWVFTALTLIFLGLVYTSYGIFLSIQKFLASGDPILASFGTGIGFLVFAILFLSFVFRK; translated from the coding sequence TTGAACGAAAAACACTCTAAACAACGCAAAAAAGGTGGTTTAAAAGCCACCTTCGAAGAATTCATCGCCAAACTTGTCTCTTATGTAGAAGTGATGGTGATCTATATACAAAAAAACGTACAGTTTTATGTGCAAAAATTTGTTAAAAAAACGGTTTGGGTATTCACTGCTCTCACACTCATCTTCCTTGGACTTGTGTACACTTCGTACGGCATTTTCCTAAGTATTCAAAAGTTTTTAGCTAGCGGAGATCCCATCCTTGCGAGTTTCGGAACTGGAATTGGATTTTTAGTTTTTGCAATCCTCTTTTTATCTTTTGTTTTCCGTAAATAA
- a CDS encoding DoxX family protein yields MSEKTNKILYWFFTLWLSLGMVSTAFVQLMKLPEEVEKINQLGYPTYFLTLLGVWKLLGVIAVLVPKFLLLKEWAYAGFFFAMSGAAISHISCGHPITEVLPSLLLLSLTVISWYLRPENRKIKV; encoded by the coding sequence ATGTCAGAGAAAACAAACAAAATTCTGTATTGGTTCTTTACCCTTTGGTTATCACTGGGTATGGTTTCCACAGCCTTCGTCCAACTCATGAAACTTCCTGAAGAAGTGGAAAAGATAAACCAATTGGGATACCCAACCTACTTTCTCACTCTTTTAGGTGTTTGGAAATTACTAGGTGTCATCGCTGTACTGGTTCCAAAATTTTTATTACTGAAAGAATGGGCGTACGCAGGGTTTTTCTTTGCGATGTCTGGGGCGGCAATTTCTCACATCAGTTGTGGGCATCCCATAACAGAAGTTTTACCATCTTTGTTACTATTAAGTTTAACTGTGATTTCATGGTACTTACGACCAGAAAATCGCAAAATCAAAGTCTAA
- the cutA gene encoding divalent-cation tolerance protein CutA, whose amino-acid sequence MASEEILVFTTIGDRDMAEEQISEMLEEGIIVSGTIFPEVELVYLWEGKITVDTENKILLKAKADKYDAIEAYIMKHHPYIAPEIIRLDVSFGSPAYKAFVADKIKKNS is encoded by the coding sequence ATGGCATCGGAAGAAATTTTAGTATTTACCACAATAGGCGACCGCGACATGGCGGAAGAACAAATCTCTGAAATGTTAGAAGAAGGGATCATTGTATCAGGGACCATATTCCCTGAAGTCGAACTGGTTTACCTTTGGGAAGGCAAAATCACAGTTGATACGGAAAACAAAATTTTACTCAAAGCAAAAGCTGATAAGTATGATGCGATCGAAGCGTATATCATGAAACACCATCCCTACATAGCACCCGAAATCATTCGGCTGGATGTGAGTTTTGGTAGCCCCGCCTACAAAGCGTTTGTTGCCGACAAAATCAAAAAGAATAGCTAA
- a CDS encoding DUF883 family protein, producing the protein MEEVKKEKSLIDEIKLYEKKAKEIEQRAKEKYMEQVSDIKQKLGKASEEASIRAKEVIDNVGSYVKENPQKAAVIGFGVGLGLGLALGWFFKKK; encoded by the coding sequence ATGGAAGAAGTGAAAAAAGAGAAGTCCCTCATCGACGAAATTAAGTTGTATGAGAAAAAAGCCAAGGAAATTGAACAAAGAGCCAAGGAGAAGTATATGGAACAAGTAAGTGACATCAAACAAAAGTTAGGGAAAGCAAGTGAAGAAGCATCCATTCGTGCCAAAGAGGTGATCGACAATGTGGGTTCCTATGTAAAAGAAAATCCACAAAAAGCAGCTGTGATTGGTTTTGGAGTTGGACTTGGTCTTGGACTTGCCCTTGGTTGGTTTTTTAAGAAGAAATAA
- a CDS encoding YdeI/OmpD-associated family protein, with amino-acid sequence MEPKQKKSNTKNPNSFFDGVKSWKKEFQILRSIALKSKLVEEIKWGQPCYTWNGQNVFLLHGFKEYVAILFFKGSLLKDPKKILIQQTKNVQAARQMRFQSAEEITKSKTTIQAFMIDAIELEKTGKKPILKKTSEFEVPEEFLRILEQNPKLQSAFQELTPGRQRGYLLFFNSAKRKETREERIIKHIPNILNGKGLND; translated from the coding sequence ATGGAACCAAAACAAAAAAAAAGTAACACCAAAAACCCAAACTCTTTTTTTGATGGGGTAAAATCTTGGAAAAAAGAATTCCAAATCCTACGTTCCATTGCACTCAAAAGCAAACTAGTTGAGGAAATTAAATGGGGGCAACCTTGTTACACATGGAATGGTCAAAATGTATTTTTATTACATGGATTCAAAGAATATGTTGCGATTTTATTTTTCAAAGGATCTTTATTAAAAGACCCAAAAAAAATTCTCATCCAACAAACAAAAAACGTACAAGCTGCGAGACAGATGCGTTTCCAGTCAGCAGAAGAGATTACCAAATCTAAAACCACGATTCAGGCATTTATGATAGATGCAATCGAGTTGGAAAAAACTGGGAAAAAACCAATCTTGAAAAAAACTTCTGAGTTTGAAGTTCCAGAAGAGTTTTTAAGAATATTGGAACAAAATCCAAAATTACAGAGCGCATTCCAAGAGTTAACTCCCGGTAGGCAAAGAGGGTATCTACTCTTCTTTAATTCTGCAAAACGAAAAGAAACAAGAGAAGAAAGAATCATAAAACATATACCTAATATCTTGAATGGGAAGGGATTAAACGATTAA
- a CDS encoding ArsR/SmtB family transcription factor has product MDLRRDVFQAIADPTRRAILLLVATQSMTAGAIASQFDSKRPTISKHLLILTECDLLQREPIGREMYYHLNPHKMKEIAHFIEPFRKLWDDRFNKLESVMKQYKPKA; this is encoded by the coding sequence ATGGATTTACGAAGAGATGTTTTTCAGGCAATTGCAGATCCCACTAGGCGGGCCATCCTCCTCCTTGTGGCCACCCAGTCGATGACAGCGGGAGCGATTGCTTCCCAATTTGATTCCAAACGACCCACCATATCCAAACACCTACTCATCTTAACCGAATGTGATTTGTTACAGAGGGAACCCATTGGCCGTGAAATGTACTACCACCTAAACCCACATAAAATGAAAGAAATTGCCCATTTCATCGAACCATTCCGTAAACTCTGGGACGACAGGTTTAATAAACTGGAATCTGTGATGAAACAATATAAACCGAAGGCATAA
- a CDS encoding FlgO family outer membrane protein codes for MNMLPRLEWKLRFNFILLCLISIPLSSCYLGEERESKPKKPTTPPLEQLATSLSEKGFYFQPERLVVLTFLDNEGKKSPYGDILAEKLTTELVKRDRFQILDRLANQKVLKEAGLSLDSPTDTATLRKIGEVLKVDVIITGIVTPYQDGVFVNTRLIEIKTGLILKADEVYVRIDG; via the coding sequence ATGAATATGTTACCTCGCTTGGAATGGAAGTTGCGTTTTAATTTTATCCTTCTTTGTTTGATTTCAATTCCACTTAGCTCTTGTTATTTGGGAGAGGAAAGGGAATCAAAACCTAAAAAACCAACCACTCCTCCATTAGAACAACTCGCTACTTCTTTATCAGAAAAAGGATTTTATTTCCAACCAGAGAGACTTGTTGTCCTGACATTCCTCGACAATGAAGGGAAAAAAAGTCCATATGGAGATATCCTCGCAGAAAAACTCACTACGGAACTCGTGAAAAGAGACCGCTTCCAAATTTTAGATCGATTGGCAAACCAAAAGGTATTAAAAGAAGCTGGACTCAGTTTGGATTCTCCCACAGACACTGCCACCTTGCGTAAAATAGGTGAAGTTCTCAAAGTGGATGTCATCATCACAGGAATTGTTACTCCTTACCAAGACGGAGTTTTTGTAAATACAAGGCTCATTGAAATCAAAACGGGACTCATCCTAAAAGCGGATGAGGTTTATGTCCGAATTGACGGTTGA
- a CDS encoding SRPBCC family protein, translated as MELKTKVIAEDGKQEIMIEREFDLPSSLVFKAHTEPELIEQWMGNKVIQFEKRNHGSYVFETKSPEGHLLFRANGVLLNLVEDQSFVRTFEMENTGFPIQLEFFTFQKISENKSKLRMQIIFQSVDQRDNLLKMPFAQGINMAHNRLQTITKQ; from the coding sequence ATGGAACTCAAAACAAAGGTGATCGCAGAAGACGGCAAACAAGAGATAATGATCGAACGTGAGTTTGATTTACCATCCTCTCTTGTGTTTAAGGCGCATACAGAACCAGAGCTCATCGAACAATGGATGGGAAACAAGGTAATCCAATTTGAAAAACGAAACCACGGGAGTTATGTATTTGAAACAAAATCCCCTGAAGGGCATTTACTCTTTCGAGCAAATGGAGTGTTACTGAACCTCGTGGAGGACCAAAGTTTTGTGAGAACCTTCGAAATGGAAAACACTGGTTTCCCTATCCAACTTGAATTTTTTACCTTCCAAAAGATTTCCGAAAACAAATCCAAACTCAGAATGCAAATTATATTTCAATCGGTGGATCAAAGAGACAATCTACTGAAGATGCCATTTGCCCAAGGGATCAATATGGCCCACAACCGATTGCAAACAATCACAAAACAGTGA
- the pnuC gene encoding nicotinamide riboside transporter PnuC, with amino-acid sequence MTDFVLDFSIEFPLFSVFGYPISLIEFLGTTSGLACVYLASRNHILTWPIGIFNSICFFFLFFQIQLYSDMLLQIYFFGSSIYGWIIWRKRTGQFTKIVSLGRNKNLFVIFLLIVGTFGLGFFTKHLPVWFPSLFAKPPDYLYWDAFTTVTSIIANLLLAQRKLESWFLWVLVDIVCIVLYSLKNIPFVTIEYVIFLLIAFYGSWHWYKEYRENQKSTSILI; translated from the coding sequence ATGACGGATTTTGTTTTAGACTTCTCGATTGAGTTCCCTCTTTTTTCTGTCTTTGGTTATCCCATTAGCCTCATAGAATTTCTAGGCACAACTTCTGGCCTTGCTTGTGTGTACTTAGCTTCTAGGAATCATATCCTGACATGGCCGATTGGAATTTTTAATTCGATTTGTTTTTTCTTTTTATTTTTCCAAATCCAATTGTATTCGGATATGTTGTTACAAATTTATTTTTTTGGATCCAGTATTTATGGTTGGATCATTTGGAGGAAACGAACAGGACAATTTACGAAGATTGTATCACTCGGGAGAAACAAAAACCTTTTTGTGATTTTCCTTTTGATCGTGGGAACCTTTGGCCTTGGTTTTTTTACAAAACACTTACCAGTTTGGTTCCCGAGTTTGTTTGCCAAACCACCTGATTATTTGTATTGGGATGCGTTTACAACAGTCACAAGTATCATTGCCAATTTACTCTTAGCCCAAAGGAAACTGGAATCTTGGTTTTTATGGGTGTTAGTGGATATTGTTTGTATTGTTTTGTATTCTCTAAAGAATATTCCATTTGTGACCATCGAATATGTGATTTTCCTTCTCATTGCTTTTTATGGTTCGTGGCATTGGTACAAGGAGTATCGGGAGAATCAAAAATCGACTTCTATATTGATATGA
- a CDS encoding aconitate hydratase, translating to MAFDIEMIAARYSKMEAAITQARKIVGRPLTLTEKILYNHLWDGNPSKSFGRGADYVDFAPDRVAMQDATAQMALLQFMQAGRKKVAVPSTVHCDHLITAKEESGKDLGIAVTENKEVYDFLSSVSNKYGIGFWKPGAGIIHQVVLENYAFPGGMMIGTDSHTVNAGGLGMVAIGVGGADACDVMAGLPWELKWPKAIGVKLTGKLNGWTSAKDVILKVAGILTVKGGTGAIVEYFGPGAEALSCTGKGTICNMGAEIGATTSTFGYDASMERYLRSTNRADVADLANKYKAHLTADPEVYADPSKYFDQVIEIDLNTLEPYVNGPFTPDLATPISKMKEEAEKNGWPLKVEVGLIGSCTNSSYEDISRAASLAKQVASKGLKTKAEFTITPGSELVRYTIARDGFIDTFHKIGAKVFSNACGPCIGMWSRVGAEKKEKNTIVHSFNRNFQARQDGNPNTYAFVASPEITTALAIAGDLGFNPLTDTLVNEKGEKVKLDPPTGEELPSKGFAVEDAGYVAPAADGSGVQVIVDPSSTRLQLLAPFKAWEGTDLKGLKLLIKAKGKCTTDHISMAGPWLKFRGHLDNISNNLLIGATNFFNGKTNEVKNQVSGNYEPVPQTQRAYKAQGIGSIVVGDENYGEGSSREHAAMEPRHLGVRAVLVKSFARIHETNLKKQGMLALTFANKDDYDKIQEDDSIDIIGLTSFQEGKPLSLVLNHKDGKKDEIQVNHTYNAQQIEWFKAGAALNLMKA from the coding sequence ATGGCATTTGATATAGAAATGATCGCGGCTCGTTATTCCAAAATGGAAGCGGCCATCACACAAGCCAGGAAGATTGTGGGTCGACCCCTCACTCTCACAGAGAAGATTTTATACAACCACCTTTGGGATGGAAACCCTTCCAAAAGTTTTGGACGTGGTGCGGATTATGTTGACTTTGCGCCAGACCGAGTGGCGATGCAAGATGCAACAGCACAGATGGCCCTTTTGCAATTTATGCAAGCAGGTAGAAAAAAAGTGGCAGTGCCTTCCACAGTACACTGTGACCACTTAATTACAGCAAAAGAAGAATCGGGCAAAGACCTTGGCATTGCTGTTACAGAAAACAAAGAAGTTTATGATTTTTTATCTTCCGTTTCTAATAAATACGGAATTGGGTTTTGGAAACCAGGTGCTGGGATCATCCACCAAGTTGTTTTAGAAAACTATGCATTCCCTGGTGGGATGATGATTGGAACTGACTCCCATACAGTGAACGCTGGTGGACTTGGGATGGTGGCAATCGGTGTTGGTGGAGCTGACGCTTGTGATGTGATGGCTGGACTCCCTTGGGAGCTCAAATGGCCAAAAGCAATTGGTGTCAAACTCACAGGAAAACTGAATGGTTGGACTTCTGCAAAAGACGTCATTTTAAAAGTAGCCGGGATCCTCACAGTGAAAGGGGGAACAGGTGCGATCGTAGAATACTTTGGTCCAGGTGCGGAAGCTCTTTCTTGCACAGGAAAAGGTACAATTTGTAACATGGGTGCCGAAATTGGAGCGACCACTTCCACATTTGGATATGATGCTTCTATGGAACGTTATCTTCGTTCCACTAACAGAGCTGATGTGGCTGATCTTGCCAACAAATACAAAGCACACTTAACTGCTGACCCTGAAGTGTATGCAGACCCGTCAAAGTACTTTGACCAAGTGATCGAAATTGATCTCAATACACTTGAGCCATATGTGAATGGTCCTTTTACGCCAGACCTTGCGACTCCGATTTCCAAAATGAAAGAAGAGGCAGAGAAAAATGGATGGCCACTCAAAGTAGAAGTGGGTCTGATCGGATCTTGTACTAACTCATCATATGAGGACATCTCTCGTGCGGCTTCCCTTGCCAAACAAGTGGCTTCAAAAGGTCTCAAAACCAAAGCAGAATTTACCATCACACCTGGTTCGGAACTTGTAAGGTATACGATTGCGCGCGATGGATTTATCGATACTTTCCACAAAATTGGTGCAAAAGTATTTTCGAATGCCTGTGGACCTTGTATTGGGATGTGGTCACGTGTGGGAGCAGAGAAAAAAGAAAAGAACACAATTGTTCACTCCTTCAACCGAAACTTCCAAGCACGACAAGACGGAAACCCAAACACTTATGCTTTTGTGGCATCACCAGAAATCACAACAGCACTTGCCATTGCAGGTGACTTAGGTTTTAACCCACTCACTGACACCCTTGTGAATGAAAAAGGGGAAAAAGTAAAACTCGATCCTCCTACGGGAGAAGAACTCCCGAGCAAAGGTTTTGCGGTGGAAGATGCAGGTTATGTAGCTCCGGCAGCAGATGGATCCGGTGTACAAGTGATTGTAGACCCAAGTTCCACTAGACTCCAACTCCTTGCTCCATTTAAAGCTTGGGAAGGAACAGACCTCAAAGGATTAAAACTTCTCATCAAAGCCAAAGGAAAATGTACAACAGACCATATTTCGATGGCAGGTCCTTGGTTAAAATTCCGTGGTCACTTGGACAATATTTCCAATAACCTCCTCATCGGTGCGACAAACTTCTTCAATGGTAAAACCAATGAAGTGAAAAACCAAGTTTCTGGAAACTACGAACCAGTACCTCAAACCCAAAGAGCTTACAAAGCACAAGGGATTGGGTCGATTGTCGTTGGAGATGAAAACTATGGGGAAGGTTCTTCTCGCGAACACGCGGCGATGGAACCAAGGCATCTAGGTGTAAGAGCAGTACTTGTAAAATCGTTTGCACGGATCCACGAAACAAACTTAAAAAAACAAGGCATGCTTGCACTTACGTTTGCCAACAAAGATGATTACGATAAAATCCAAGAAGACGATTCGATCGACATCATCGGTCTCACTTCTTTCCAAGAAGGAAAACCACTTAGTTTGGTTCTCAATCATAAAGATGGAAAAAAAGATGAGATCCAAGTGAACCATACTTACAATGCGCAACAAATCGAATGGTTCAAAGCAGGTGCTGCTTTGAATTTGATGAAAGCGTAA
- a CDS encoding class I SAM-dependent methyltransferase — protein sequence MKGFLKQKQTGLGKNGKEFGSEYWSEIYGNGLDVDGSYNAKQHADYLKSLFQLMEIPVYKITDFGFGKGILLREMVKTFSPVKVYAVDASKEAYEDLKKKDWVKRSDKFHIYHESLESFVLPKLEKEPVELGICNSVIQYLPDNQIPSVLEKMAKYCNYLYFTVPTNVDYAVMKEEMSFVDPYAFSRTKQKYRKWIARDFEIVGYNLLQSKWLGEKGFKEDFFRI from the coding sequence ATGAAAGGTTTTTTAAAACAGAAACAAACAGGACTTGGTAAAAATGGAAAAGAATTTGGAAGTGAATACTGGTCCGAAATTTATGGGAATGGTCTGGATGTAGACGGCTCTTATAATGCGAAACAACATGCAGACTATCTAAAGTCTCTTTTCCAACTTATGGAAATTCCAGTTTACAAAATTACTGACTTTGGATTCGGGAAGGGGATTTTACTTCGTGAGATGGTAAAAACCTTTTCACCTGTGAAGGTGTATGCGGTGGATGCGTCTAAAGAGGCTTATGAAGATTTGAAAAAAAAAGATTGGGTCAAACGATCAGATAAATTTCATATTTACCACGAATCTTTAGAGTCATTCGTTTTACCAAAATTGGAAAAGGAACCAGTGGAGCTTGGGATCTGTAATTCCGTCATCCAATACTTACCTGATAACCAAATTCCTTCCGTTTTAGAAAAAATGGCAAAGTATTGTAATTATTTATATTTTACTGTACCAACAAATGTGGATTATGCGGTTATGAAAGAAGAAATGTCCTTTGTGGACCCTTATGCTTTTTCCAGGACAAAACAAAAATATAGAAAGTGGATTGCAAGAGACTTCGAAATTGTTGGTTACAATCTATTACAAAGTAAATGGTTAGGTGAAAAAGGTTTTAAAGAGGATTTCTTCCGAATTTAG